The Fulvivirga ligni genome window below encodes:
- the mutY gene encoding A/G-specific adenine glycosylase, producing MVNNTAFAQRLIQWYKKNARELPWRETADPYKIWLSEIILQQTRVVQGLPYYNKFIDAFENVSKLAQADEQSVLRLWQGLGYYSRARNLHKCAREIHENFNNFFPTDYKSLLKLPGIGKYTAAAIASFSFKEKVPVIDGNVYRVLARVFGLSDDIASGKGHKEFEKLAWQLIPGESPDIYNQAIMEFGAMHCTPKTPLCEDCIFNVECVARQQNLQGTLPVKSKKVKVTNRYFNYVVLNINGSMVLNKRLEGDIWQGLYDFPLLEAESFLSIDDVKGRYDLLKEIKESIHSVDVSEDYKHILTHRRIFARFFTIHLDHSTSLINLLKRNNLHVFTEKEVEDLPKPVLVSRYLNDVIF from the coding sequence ATGGTAAATAACACAGCTTTCGCTCAAAGATTAATTCAATGGTATAAAAAGAACGCTAGAGAATTACCTTGGCGAGAAACCGCTGATCCGTATAAAATCTGGCTTTCTGAGATTATTTTACAGCAAACGCGCGTAGTTCAGGGCCTTCCTTATTACAATAAATTCATAGATGCTTTTGAAAACGTTTCCAAATTAGCACAGGCTGATGAGCAGTCTGTTTTGCGCCTTTGGCAAGGACTGGGATATTACTCAAGAGCCAGAAACTTACATAAGTGTGCAAGGGAAATTCATGAAAATTTCAATAATTTTTTTCCTACTGACTATAAATCGCTACTAAAACTACCCGGAATTGGCAAATATACCGCCGCTGCCATAGCGTCTTTTTCTTTTAAAGAGAAAGTGCCAGTAATAGATGGAAATGTGTACAGGGTTTTAGCCAGGGTTTTTGGTTTATCAGATGATATAGCATCCGGCAAAGGACATAAAGAATTTGAAAAACTTGCATGGCAATTGATCCCCGGAGAATCGCCGGATATTTATAATCAGGCCATTATGGAATTCGGTGCTATGCATTGTACTCCCAAAACGCCTCTTTGCGAAGATTGTATCTTTAATGTAGAATGTGTAGCCAGACAGCAAAACTTACAAGGCACCCTGCCGGTGAAAAGTAAGAAAGTTAAGGTGACTAACAGGTATTTTAATTATGTGGTGCTCAATATTAATGGCAGCATGGTGCTAAATAAAAGGTTGGAAGGAGATATTTGGCAGGGGCTCTATGATTTTCCACTTCTAGAAGCAGAGTCATTTCTTTCAATTGATGATGTGAAGGGCAGATATGATCTACTAAAAGAAATAAAAGAATCTATTCATTCAGTGGATGTTAGTGAAGACTACAAGCATATACTGACCCATAGAAGGATATTCGCCAGGTTTTTTACAATACATTTAGATCATTCTACATCATTAATAAATCTGCTTAAACGTAATAATCTTCACGTTTTTACAGAAAAAGAGGTAGAAGATTTACCAAAACCGGTTTTGGTTTCACGTTATTTGAATGATGTTATTTTTTAG
- a CDS encoding tetratricopeptide repeat protein gives MLKTRIILIAVAAILVAIIFTLPKVVVDNDEESVTTETSSNTPHSSESDHNDAPMAAHGQEVPATVQKKIDNLKIEYINGSNKEKNTIFADSLAQLYLSINKYDSAAKFIEIIAENIPSEENWERAGNAYYDAFGFAMEAEKRANLGGKAREYFTKVLEKSPDNLDVKNKLAMTYLSTSNPMQGIMMLREILEQDPSNEKAMFNLGVLSMQSGQYDKAVERFSKLVDVYPNNMQAQFFLGVSYLETGNKSKAKEQFELVKKLDKDPEVQATVDSYLEDIK, from the coding sequence ATGCTTAAGACAAGGATAATTTTAATAGCTGTTGCGGCTATTTTAGTAGCCATAATATTTACACTCCCAAAGGTAGTTGTTGATAACGACGAAGAGTCTGTAACTACAGAGACATCTTCCAATACTCCCCACAGTTCAGAGTCTGACCATAATGATGCCCCAATGGCGGCACATGGTCAGGAGGTACCAGCTACTGTACAGAAAAAAATCGACAATTTAAAGATTGAATACATAAATGGTAGTAATAAAGAAAAAAATACTATCTTTGCAGACTCTTTAGCCCAGCTGTATCTGAGCATTAATAAATATGACAGTGCAGCTAAGTTCATTGAAATAATAGCTGAGAATATTCCAAGTGAGGAAAACTGGGAAAGGGCCGGAAACGCTTATTATGATGCTTTTGGTTTTGCCATGGAAGCAGAAAAAAGAGCTAATCTGGGCGGAAAAGCCAGAGAATATTTCACTAAGGTATTAGAAAAGTCTCCGGATAATTTAGATGTAAAAAATAAATTAGCCATGACTTATCTTTCTACATCAAACCCTATGCAGGGTATAATGATGCTTAGAGAAATATTGGAACAAGATCCTTCTAATGAGAAGGCCATGTTCAATTTAGGTGTTCTTTCTATGCAGTCTGGCCAGTATGATAAAGCGGTAGAGCGATTCAGTAAGCTGGTAGATGTTTATCCTAATAATATGCAGGCTCAGTTTTTTCTGGGCGTGAGCTACTTGGAAACCGGCAATAAATCAAAGGCTAAAGAACAATTTGAGCTTGTAAAAAAACTAGATAAGGACCCTGAGGTACAAGCCACAGTAGATTCGTATCTGGAAGATATAAAATAA
- a CDS encoding HU family DNA-binding protein has protein sequence MTKAEVITEISDKTGIDKSDVSVTVEAFFNIVKNAMSEGNNIYVRGFGSFVNKKRKKKIARNISKNTAIVIDEHFVPSFKPSKVFVEKIKSSNKVKAAND, from the coding sequence GTGACTAAAGCAGAAGTAATAACAGAAATATCAGACAAGACTGGCATAGACAAATCAGATGTGTCTGTTACCGTAGAAGCATTCTTTAATATTGTAAAAAATGCAATGTCAGAAGGTAATAACATATATGTTAGAGGCTTTGGAAGTTTTGTTAACAAAAAGCGCAAGAAGAAAATCGCGAGAAACATCTCTAAGAATACTGCGATAGTAATTGACGAGCATTTCGTGCCGAGCTTCAAGCCCTCTAAAGTATTCGTTGAAAAAATTAAATCAAGCAATAAGGTAAAAGCGGCCAACGATTAA
- the gldE gene encoding gliding motility-associated protein GldE — protein sequence MDEPPSEILLAGILSESALIYVLSGLALLLLLTMSALISGSEVAFFSLTAKDISECKESDRPADARIVALIKNPQRLLATILIVNNFVNVAIVTLSTFVMWEILGTKSTEGRDVFILTVITTIAIVFFGEIMPKVYATPNNLQFARLTSGLLKASNYVFRPISFFLLTISNVIEKRFEKKGYDISVEELHHALELTTTNEETTEEEKDILKGIVNFGTLSVKQVMRSRMDITAFDSELDFHELMDKINKSGFSRIPVYTETIDNIDGILYIKDLLPYLDQDENFEWQKLLRQGFYVPENKKIDTLLKDFQEKRVHMAIVVDEYGGTSGLITLEDIIEEIVGEINDEFDDDDVVYSQMDEYTYVFEGKTTLNDFCKILEINASTFDKIKGESESLGGLLLEINTKLPSAGEKIYYDKYIFTVVAVDNKRIKKVRVFLKSNEEESEKIK from the coding sequence ATAGACGAACCTCCGAGTGAGATTTTGCTAGCAGGGATTTTAAGTGAAAGTGCATTAATATATGTGCTTAGTGGACTAGCCCTGCTATTGCTACTCACCATGTCCGCATTAATTAGTGGCTCAGAAGTAGCCTTTTTTTCGCTTACCGCGAAAGATATTTCTGAGTGCAAAGAAAGTGACCGCCCAGCCGATGCTCGAATAGTGGCACTGATTAAAAATCCACAGCGGCTGTTAGCTACAATTTTAATTGTTAACAACTTTGTAAACGTAGCCATAGTTACGCTCTCTACATTTGTAATGTGGGAGATACTGGGCACCAAAAGCACAGAAGGTAGAGATGTTTTTATCCTAACAGTAATAACTACTATTGCCATCGTATTTTTTGGTGAGATTATGCCTAAGGTGTATGCTACGCCAAATAATCTGCAATTTGCCCGGCTTACATCAGGCTTACTCAAAGCGAGTAATTATGTATTCAGACCTATTTCCTTCTTCTTACTTACTATCAGTAATGTCATAGAAAAGAGGTTTGAGAAAAAAGGATACGATATATCTGTGGAAGAGCTGCATCATGCACTTGAACTTACCACTACAAATGAAGAGACCACAGAAGAGGAAAAGGATATTCTAAAAGGCATTGTAAATTTTGGTACGCTTTCCGTAAAGCAGGTTATGCGTAGCCGAATGGATATCACCGCCTTCGACTCGGAACTGGACTTTCATGAGTTAATGGATAAAATCAATAAATCGGGCTTTTCTCGAATTCCGGTTTATACTGAGACCATTGATAATATTGACGGCATACTTTATATAAAAGATCTTCTTCCATATCTCGATCAAGATGAAAACTTTGAATGGCAGAAACTGCTCAGACAAGGTTTTTATGTGCCAGAAAATAAGAAGATCGATACCTTGCTCAAAGACTTCCAGGAGAAAAGGGTTCATATGGCCATAGTGGTTGATGAGTACGGAGGAACCTCCGGTTTGATCACTCTTGAAGATATTATTGAAGAAATAGTTGGTGAGATTAATGATGAGTTTGACGACGATGATGTAGTGTATAGCCAAATGGACGAGTACACTTATGTTTTTGAGGGTAAGACCACATTAAACGACTTCTGTAAAATTCTTGAAATTAATGCCTCCACGTTTGACAAAATAAAAGGAGAAAGTGAGTCTCTGGGTGGTCTACTATTAGAAATTAATACTAAATTGCCTTCTGCTGGTGAGAAGATTTATTACGATAAATATATTTTCACAGTAGTAGCTGTAGATAACAAAAGAATAAAAAAGGTTAGAGTTTTTCTGAAATCCAATGAAGAGGAAAGTGAGAAGATTAAATAG
- the gldD gene encoding gliding motility lipoprotein GldD, whose product MKRKVRRLNSLFVVVFVVLIIGCSSDYAPKPKGYNRFVLPPHEYQALPDTFPYSFEYSKHARLLRDSSWISDRFWVEIYYPQFKADINITYKVVDNQDSLKGYLDDAYFLTAKHQIKASGIDETIAKTATGKTVVYAELDGEVPSQFQFFTTDSTKNFFRGALYFDTKVHNDSLMPAIEYVKIDIVKMMNSFTWNDKVEVK is encoded by the coding sequence ATGAAGAGGAAAGTGAGAAGATTAAATAGTCTGTTTGTAGTGGTTTTTGTTGTTTTGATTATTGGGTGTTCTTCTGATTATGCTCCAAAACCTAAAGGATACAACAGATTTGTACTTCCACCTCATGAGTATCAGGCTTTACCGGATACTTTCCCATATAGTTTTGAATATTCTAAACACGCCCGGTTATTAAGAGATTCTTCCTGGATTTCTGATCGATTTTGGGTTGAAATATATTATCCTCAGTTTAAGGCGGACATTAATATTACTTATAAAGTAGTAGATAATCAGGATTCCCTGAAAGGATATTTGGATGATGCCTATTTTCTTACAGCCAAGCATCAGATTAAAGCTTCTGGTATAGATGAGACTATAGCCAAAACGGCAACAGGTAAAACAGTAGTATATGCTGAGCTAGACGGAGAAGTGCCAAGTCAGTTTCAGTTCTTCACTACAGACTCTACCAAAAACTTCTTCAGAGGGGCACTTTACTTTGATACCAAAGTTCATAACGACTCTTTGATGCCAGCCATAGAATATGTGAAAATCGATATCGTGAAAATGATGAACAGCTTTACCTGGAATGATAAGGTAGAGGTGAAATAG
- the prmA gene encoding 50S ribosomal protein L11 methyltransferase, protein MSKGIDFICVKLFCEEAFIEIVVAELGEFGYNSMMETDSGVEGYIEKENFSEEDIKALVAKYADLTEITFEVEEMVSRNWNEEWEKNYDPITVEDLCRVRATFHEPDPSFKQEIIINPRMSFGTGHHATTYLMLKTQMELDHSGKRVLDAGCGTAILAIMAEKLGATEVIAYDNNSWSTENAPENVDLNNCKTITVMEGTIDTLGLEGSFDIILANINKNVLLDEMGSYSRYLKSGNTLVLSGFYDYDVEDIVSKAQENGLTFVSKKERNNWMAVVFHKN, encoded by the coding sequence ATGTCTAAAGGCATAGATTTTATTTGTGTAAAGCTTTTTTGTGAAGAGGCTTTCATTGAAATAGTTGTAGCTGAACTAGGAGAGTTTGGCTACAATTCTATGATGGAAACAGATTCTGGTGTAGAAGGGTATATTGAGAAAGAAAATTTTAGTGAAGAAGATATTAAGGCTTTAGTGGCCAAATATGCTGATCTTACAGAAATTACTTTCGAGGTGGAAGAAATGGTTTCAAGAAATTGGAACGAAGAATGGGAGAAGAATTATGATCCCATCACTGTGGAGGATCTATGCAGAGTTAGGGCTACATTTCATGAGCCAGATCCGTCATTCAAGCAGGAGATAATTATCAATCCACGCATGTCATTTGGCACAGGCCATCATGCCACGACTTATCTTATGCTGAAAACGCAGATGGAACTAGATCATTCTGGTAAAAGAGTGTTGGATGCTGGTTGTGGTACCGCAATTTTGGCCATAATGGCCGAAAAGCTAGGTGCTACTGAAGTGATTGCGTATGATAACAACAGCTGGAGCACAGAGAATGCTCCAGAAAATGTAGACCTGAATAATTGTAAGACAATTACAGTAATGGAAGGAACAATAGATACACTTGGTCTTGAAGGTTCTTTTGATATTATTTTGGCTAATATTAATAAGAATGTGCTTTTAGACGAAATGGGGTCTTATAGTCGTTACTTAAAAAGTGGGAATACATTGGTGCTCAGTGGTTTCTATGATTATGATGTTGAAGATATAGTTTCTAAAGCTCAGGAAAACGGATTAACATTCGTGAGCAAAAAGGAAAGAAACAATTGGATGGCTGTAGTTTTTCATAAAAACTAA
- the recG gene encoding ATP-dependent DNA helicase RecG — protein MQGFFDTKIEFLKGVGPQKATLLNKELKIFTYGDLIQYYPFRYEDRTQFYPINMLNGSMSQVQIKGKVRSIQTIGTARKRRLVVQLADETGEIELVWFKGIQWAMKKIQPGVEYLVFGKPTAFGSKLNMAHPEIDVMTRQNQDVSFLQPVYNTTEVLKRKFLDSKAIGKLQLLLLQQAQSKIRETLPANIIQDYSLINKRAALNNIHFPKDQNYLQKAQFRLKFEELFYIQLRLLKLKLARIDKFRGAVFHDTDLLTRFYNDHLPFELTDAQKRVIKEIYKDMRSGQQMNRLLQGDVGSGKTIVAFICMLLVVGSGSQAALMAPTEILAIQHYQGLKEFAESMGLKIALLTGSTKQSERKIIHQYLLSGDLNILVGTHALLEDIVQFKNLGLAVVDEQHRFGVAQRSKLWQKNKHLYPHVLVMTATPIPRTLAMTLYGDLDVSVIDQLPAGRKPIKTVHRYDANRLKVNGFIKEQMELGRQIYIVYPLIEESDKLELKDLMDGYESACRAFPDVPISIVHGKMKPDDKDYEMQRFVKGETKIMVATTVIEVGVNVPNASVMVIENAERFGLAQLHQLRGRVGRGAEQSYCILITNYKLSKEGRVRIETMVRTNNGFEIADTDLQLRGPGDLMGTQQSGVLDLLIADLGKDGTILQNARAAALSVTDKDPELKSEENAVISQQIKSMKKTAINWSRIS, from the coding sequence ATGCAAGGCTTCTTCGATACCAAAATAGAATTCCTCAAAGGTGTAGGGCCGCAGAAGGCCACTCTTTTAAATAAAGAGTTGAAAATCTTTACATATGGAGATCTAATTCAGTATTACCCATTTAGGTACGAAGATAGAACCCAGTTTTATCCTATTAATATGCTCAATGGCTCCATGTCTCAAGTGCAGATTAAGGGAAAGGTGCGTAGCATTCAAACTATAGGAACCGCCAGAAAGAGAAGGCTGGTAGTACAACTAGCAGATGAAACCGGCGAGATAGAGCTAGTCTGGTTTAAAGGTATTCAGTGGGCCATGAAGAAAATACAACCTGGTGTTGAATACCTGGTCTTTGGAAAGCCTACAGCATTTGGTAGTAAATTAAATATGGCGCACCCAGAAATTGATGTGATGACACGTCAGAATCAGGATGTGAGTTTTTTGCAACCAGTGTACAATACTACAGAAGTATTAAAGCGAAAATTCTTAGACAGTAAGGCCATAGGAAAGTTGCAGCTGCTTCTCCTACAACAAGCTCAGAGTAAAATTCGAGAGACATTACCAGCCAATATTATTCAGGACTATTCCTTAATAAATAAAAGAGCTGCTCTGAATAACATCCACTTTCCTAAAGATCAGAATTATTTACAGAAGGCACAGTTTAGGCTGAAATTTGAAGAGCTGTTTTATATTCAACTGCGCCTGTTAAAATTGAAGTTGGCGAGGATTGATAAATTTAGAGGTGCCGTTTTTCATGACACTGATCTGCTTACTCGTTTTTATAACGATCATCTTCCATTTGAACTTACAGATGCCCAAAAGCGAGTAATCAAGGAGATTTATAAAGATATGCGCTCGGGCCAACAGATGAACAGACTTCTTCAGGGTGACGTGGGGAGTGGTAAGACCATCGTGGCTTTTATATGCATGCTGTTGGTAGTGGGATCTGGAAGTCAGGCGGCGCTTATGGCTCCCACTGAAATCCTGGCCATACAGCATTATCAAGGTTTAAAAGAGTTTGCAGAAAGCATGGGTTTGAAAATAGCCCTGCTCACTGGGTCTACCAAACAGAGTGAACGCAAAATTATTCACCAATATTTATTAAGCGGAGACCTTAATATTCTAGTAGGAACCCACGCCTTACTTGAAGACATTGTTCAGTTCAAGAACCTTGGTTTGGCCGTGGTGGATGAACAGCATCGATTCGGCGTGGCCCAGAGATCTAAGCTTTGGCAAAAGAATAAACATCTATACCCGCATGTTTTGGTGATGACGGCTACTCCCATACCAAGGACATTGGCCATGACGCTTTATGGGGATCTGGATGTTTCCGTTATTGATCAATTACCCGCCGGCAGAAAGCCCATTAAGACAGTTCATAGATATGATGCTAACCGACTTAAAGTCAATGGCTTCATTAAGGAGCAGATGGAGCTTGGGCGCCAAATTTATATCGTATATCCTTTAATAGAAGAATCTGATAAGTTGGAGCTTAAAGATCTTATGGATGGCTATGAAAGTGCGTGTCGGGCATTTCCAGACGTGCCAATAAGCATAGTTCACGGCAAAATGAAGCCGGATGACAAAGACTACGAAATGCAGCGCTTTGTGAAGGGTGAAACTAAAATAATGGTTGCCACCACAGTAATTGAGGTTGGTGTGAACGTGCCAAATGCCAGTGTTATGGTCATAGAAAATGCTGAACGCTTCGGGTTGGCCCAGCTGCACCAGCTTAGAGGTAGAGTAGGTAGGGGAGCGGAGCAGTCTTATTGTATTCTTATTACTAATTATAAGCTCAGCAAAGAAGGACGTGTAAGAATAGAAACCATGGTGAGAACCAATAATGGTTTTGAAATAGCAGATACAGACTTGCAGTTAAGAGGCCCTGGTGATTTAATGGGTACTCAGCAAAGTGGCGTTTTAGATCTTCTAATTGCTGATTTAGGAAAGGATGGTACTATTCTTCAAAATGCCAGAGCAGCAGCACTGAGCGTTACAGATAAAGATCCTGAATTGAAATCAGAGGAGAATGCAGTAATTAGTCAGCAAATTAAATCAATGAAAAAAACAGCCATAAACTGGAGCCGAATAAGCTAA
- the tpiA gene encoding triose-phosphate isomerase — protein MRQKIVAGNWKMNNTLDEGLKLTSEIVNMVSDEVNTDVKVILAPPFVYLTQVKGLIKDADKISLSAQNCNDNESGAYTGEVAASMLASIGTEYVILGHSERREYFEETNEQLAKKIDLALKNNLKPIFCCGESLEVRENGLFKEFVSNQIEESLFHLGEDELKKVVIAYEPIWAIGTGKTASTEQAQEMHASIRELLAERYGAEIAEEISILYGGSCKPGNAPELFACKDVDGGLIGGASLKSRDFVDIIKSF, from the coding sequence ATGCGACAAAAAATTGTAGCCGGAAACTGGAAAATGAATAATACCCTTGACGAGGGACTAAAACTTACTTCTGAAATAGTGAATATGGTAAGTGACGAAGTTAACACTGATGTAAAAGTGATTTTAGCTCCTCCTTTTGTGTACTTAACTCAAGTGAAGGGATTAATAAAAGATGCGGATAAGATTTCTTTATCAGCTCAGAACTGTAATGATAACGAAAGCGGTGCTTATACAGGTGAGGTGGCCGCTTCTATGCTAGCATCTATAGGCACTGAATATGTGATATTAGGCCATAGCGAAAGAAGAGAGTATTTTGAAGAGACTAATGAGCAGTTGGCGAAGAAAATTGATCTAGCTTTAAAAAATAATTTGAAGCCGATCTTCTGTTGTGGAGAGTCTCTGGAAGTAAGAGAAAATGGCTTATTTAAAGAGTTTGTGAGCAATCAGATCGAAGAGAGTTTATTTCACCTAGGTGAAGATGAGCTTAAAAAAGTGGTGATCGCTTATGAGCCTATCTGGGCTATTGGAACTGGTAAAACTGCCTCTACAGAACAAGCTCAGGAAATGCATGCTAGCATAAGAGAGCTTTTGGCAGAAAGATATGGCGCTGAAATAGCGGAAGAAATTTCTATATTGTACGGTGGAAGCTGTAAGCCAGGAAATGCGCCTGAACTTTTTGCATGTAAAGATGTAGATGGAGGCCTTATCGGAGGAGCTTCTTTGAAGTCTAGAGATTTTGTTGACATTATTAAATCATTCTAA
- a CDS encoding Rne/Rng family ribonuclease, giving the protein MSNELIINSTQNGCRIALLKNKSLVEFHHDEDGNQFNVGDIYLGTVRKVVQGLNAAFIDIGYEKDAFLHYLDLGPKFSSLHDFTKRAVSRKNTSSKLEKFSLKPDIDKHGKISSVLSKNQQILVQVVKEPISTKGPRLSCELSIAGRYLVLVPFSNTVNISKKIASSDERKRLVRLVSSIKPDNYGVIIRTVAQGKDVRELDLDLRNLLNIWHEGVKTLKKAKPREKVIGEMSKASAILRDVLNESFDNIFIDDKEILDEVQSYIKTIAPDKEKIVKPYTGKAKIFEHFGIERQIKSAFGQSVSLKGGGYLIIEHTEALHVIDVNSGNKSNREEDQEATALSVNTEAAKEIARQLRLRDMGGIIVVDFIDMKRAENKKLIYKTMKDEMVNDRSKFTILPLSKFGLMQITRQRVRPEMNITTKELCPTCNGTGKISASILVSDQIERSIDYLMTKQNDKDITVVVHPFIYAYFTKGTMSRRLKWFMKYFKWVKMVQDSSLGVTEFQFLNKFGEEIAINE; this is encoded by the coding sequence TTGAGTAACGAATTAATAATCAATTCGACTCAGAATGGATGTCGTATAGCCCTTTTAAAAAATAAAAGCCTGGTTGAGTTCCATCATGATGAGGATGGCAACCAATTTAATGTAGGAGATATATATCTGGGCACTGTTAGGAAAGTGGTTCAGGGGCTCAATGCCGCATTTATAGACATTGGGTATGAAAAAGATGCATTTTTGCATTACCTTGATCTCGGTCCTAAGTTCAGTTCGCTGCATGATTTCACTAAGCGCGCTGTATCCCGAAAGAACACATCCAGTAAGCTTGAGAAGTTTAGTCTTAAGCCCGATATAGATAAGCATGGAAAAATTAGTAGTGTTCTTTCCAAGAATCAGCAAATCCTCGTTCAAGTAGTAAAGGAACCCATCTCAACCAAAGGGCCGCGATTATCCTGTGAGTTGTCAATTGCAGGAAGATATTTGGTGCTTGTACCTTTCTCAAACACCGTAAATATTTCAAAAAAAATAGCCAGCAGCGACGAGCGCAAAAGGCTAGTACGTTTAGTCTCATCCATTAAGCCTGATAACTACGGAGTTATCATACGCACAGTAGCTCAAGGCAAGGATGTAAGAGAACTAGACCTCGACTTAAGAAACCTTCTTAACATATGGCATGAAGGAGTAAAGACGCTTAAGAAAGCGAAACCTCGTGAAAAAGTGATCGGGGAAATGAGCAAAGCTTCTGCCATTTTAAGAGACGTTCTAAATGAATCATTCGATAATATATTTATTGATGATAAAGAGATTTTAGACGAGGTTCAAAGCTATATTAAAACTATAGCACCTGATAAAGAGAAGATAGTAAAGCCTTATACTGGTAAGGCAAAGATCTTTGAACATTTTGGTATTGAAAGGCAGATTAAATCCGCTTTTGGTCAATCAGTAAGTTTAAAAGGTGGGGGTTACCTCATCATAGAACACACTGAGGCATTACATGTAATAGATGTAAACAGCGGAAATAAATCTAACCGAGAGGAAGATCAGGAAGCCACGGCATTATCTGTGAATACAGAGGCCGCGAAAGAAATAGCAAGACAGCTTCGATTAAGAGATATGGGTGGAATCATAGTGGTTGATTTCATCGATATGAAAAGGGCAGAAAACAAGAAGCTGATCTATAAGACGATGAAGGATGAAATGGTTAACGACCGTTCAAAATTCACCATTCTGCCATTATCTAAGTTTGGTCTTATGCAAATAACGCGTCAGCGAGTAAGACCAGAGATGAATATTACCACTAAGGAATTATGCCCTACTTGTAATGGTACGGGTAAAATCAGTGCCTCAATTTTGGTGTCAGACCAAATTGAAAGGTCCATTGATTATTTAATGACAAAACAGAATGATAAGGACATAACTGTAGTAGTTCATCCTTTCATTTATGCCTATTTCACTAAAGGAACCATGTCTAGAAGACTAAAATGGTTTATGAAGTATTTCAAATGGGTGAAGATGGTACAAGATTCTTCTCTTGGAGTAACTGAGTTTCAGTTTCTAAACAAATTTGGAGAGGAAATAGCCATTAACGAATAG
- a CDS encoding single-stranded DNA-binding protein, protein MSGVNKVIIVGRLGKDPEVRHLESGASVANFPVATSETYKDRNTGERKEQTEWHNVVLWRGLADISEKYLNKGDMVYIEGKLRTRSWEKDGITRYTTEIVGDNMTMLGAKNSNEGGGMSNSGGGSSYQAPSQPAADISADDDTDDLPF, encoded by the coding sequence ATGTCTGGAGTAAATAAAGTGATAATAGTAGGTAGATTGGGGAAAGACCCAGAGGTGAGACATTTGGAAAGCGGTGCTTCTGTGGCAAACTTTCCTGTAGCTACTTCTGAGACTTATAAAGATAGAAACACTGGCGAAAGAAAAGAGCAAACAGAATGGCATAATGTGGTGCTTTGGAGAGGTCTGGCCGATATTTCAGAAAAATATCTAAATAAAGGAGACATGGTTTACATAGAAGGTAAACTTAGAACCAGATCTTGGGAAAAGGATGGTATTACGAGATACACCACCGAAATAGTTGGTGATAATATGACCATGCTAGGAGCTAAAAATAGTAATGAAGGTGGCGGAATGTCAAATAGCGGTGGTGGATCATCCTATCAGGCTCCCTCACAACCAGCGGCTGATATATCTGCAGATGATGATACAGATGATTTGCCCTTCTAA